A genomic segment from Candidatus Korarchaeum cryptofilum OPF8 encodes:
- the mobA gene encoding molybdenum cofactor guanylyltransferase — MASMQEVTLLILAGGRGERFGGSKALYEVRGRPLLSYLVERVSSLSKRLIISVKSDPEIYSKLFPDAEIVVDEHEIYAPIVGLMSSLAEVKTDYVAVLPCDSPLVDPELIILLLRRARGRGGAVPIWEDGRIEPLLAVYKTDDLRKSILDCWNKSDLRVRCAIESMDIVYVSMDEIRGVDPELRSFLNINTQKELELLNELLGDPLPRASTQELP, encoded by the coding sequence ATGGCTTCAATGCAAGAAGTGACCTTACTGATATTGGCTGGAGGGAGGGGCGAGAGGTTCGGTGGGAGCAAGGCCCTCTATGAGGTCAGAGGGAGGCCCCTGCTCTCCTATTTAGTTGAGAGGGTCTCTAGCTTATCAAAGAGATTGATAATATCAGTCAAATCGGACCCTGAGATTTACTCCAAATTGTTTCCAGATGCTGAGATAGTAGTGGATGAGCACGAAATTTATGCACCGATCGTCGGTTTGATGAGCTCCTTAGCTGAGGTGAAGACTGATTACGTAGCTGTGCTGCCCTGCGACTCCCCTTTAGTGGACCCCGAGCTCATAATACTGCTCCTCAGGAGGGCTAGGGGGAGGGGAGGGGCCGTTCCCATCTGGGAGGATGGGAGGATAGAGCCCCTACTAGCGGTTTATAAGACGGATGATTTGAGGAAGAGCATCCTGGACTGCTGGAATAAGTCGGATCTGAGGGTGAGATGTGCGATAGAGTCGATGGATATCGTATACGTCTCTATGGATGAGATAAGGGGAGTGGACCCCGAGCTCAGGAGCTTCCTCAACATAAATACTCAGAAGGAACTCGAGCTACTCAATGAATTGCTAGGAGATCCTCTACCTCGAGCCTCCACCCAAGAGCTCCCCTGA
- a CDS encoding daunorubicin resistance protein DrrA family ABC transporter ATP-binding protein: protein MELAVSTEELVKIYEGKVRALDGVSLSVEPGKSFALLGPNGAGKTTLMRILTTQIRPTSGKASVFGFDVVHEGSEVRKLISYVPQEMSVWTDISGYENLLIYSKIFGIPRGERERVIEEVLEHMGLIDVKDDLVRTYSGGMIRRLEIACAMLIKPKIMFLDEPTIGLDPGARKSVWERLNIFKREHGVTIFFNTHYMDEADLYSDEIAIINRGRIVARGTAEELKRSLGGEMITLEMKGNDNQEIIQELRSLSFVLDVVSEDGRLSILVRDAESTLPQLIDLVRNWASVGRISINKPTLDDVFLKYAGERLEGRGRIGEIVHVRRMIRRG, encoded by the coding sequence ATGGAGCTAGCTGTCAGTACAGAGGAACTAGTGAAGATCTATGAAGGAAAGGTGAGGGCTTTAGATGGTGTGAGCTTATCAGTAGAACCCGGAAAATCTTTCGCACTCTTAGGGCCGAATGGTGCCGGAAAGACTACGCTCATGCGCATCCTGACGACTCAGATAAGACCCACATCCGGAAAGGCCTCTGTCTTCGGTTTCGATGTCGTTCATGAGGGGAGTGAGGTGAGGAAGCTGATAAGCTACGTCCCCCAGGAGATGAGCGTGTGGACTGATATAAGCGGTTATGAAAACCTCTTGATATACTCAAAAATTTTCGGTATACCGAGGGGCGAGAGGGAGAGGGTAATAGAGGAGGTCCTGGAGCATATGGGCCTCATTGATGTCAAGGACGATCTCGTTCGCACTTATTCTGGTGGAATGATAAGGAGGCTGGAGATAGCATGCGCTATGCTAATAAAGCCCAAGATAATGTTCTTAGACGAGCCGACCATAGGGCTCGATCCCGGTGCGAGGAAATCCGTTTGGGAGAGGCTAAATATTTTTAAGAGGGAGCACGGTGTCACTATATTCTTCAACACGCATTACATGGATGAAGCTGATCTATATTCCGATGAGATAGCGATAATAAACAGGGGGAGGATAGTGGCGAGAGGCACTGCAGAGGAGCTCAAACGCTCTCTAGGAGGGGAGATGATAACACTGGAGATGAAGGGAAATGATAATCAGGAGATAATTCAGGAGCTCCGAAGTCTTAGCTTCGTGCTCGATGTAGTCAGTGAGGATGGGAGGCTGAGCATATTAGTCAGGGATGCTGAGAGTACCCTCCCCCAGTTGATAGATTTAGTGAGGAACTGGGCTTCCGTAGGGAGGATCTCCATAAATAAGCCGACTCTAGATGATGTATTCCTGAAGTATGCTGGGGAGAGGCTGGAGGGGAGGGGGAGGATAGGGGAGATCGTGCATGTCCGTCGAATGATAAGGAGGGGATGA
- a CDS encoding aldo/keto reductase — MIVDLDDRKELGRTGERIAAIGIGTWGIRDKESARKALRRAIELGLNQIDTAEMYSTEGLVGEVVREFGRDEVFVTTKLLPKHFKSEDSVIKAARESLRRLGLDKADLILIHWPNEGVSIKEQIRYLERVAEVGICRHIGVSNFDVRELEEAISSTRRFEIVVNQVKYSPIDRRVEKDLLPFCIEHGITIQAYTPLEGGNVTKSKILRDLAVKYGKTPVQIALNYLISHERVTAIPKTERVERVEEFRGALGWRLEVEDLLAIH, encoded by the coding sequence ATGATCGTGGATCTCGATGATAGGAAGGAGCTCGGGAGGACGGGAGAGAGGATAGCGGCAATAGGGATCGGTACCTGGGGGATCAGGGATAAAGAAAGCGCTAGGAAGGCCCTTAGAAGGGCTATAGAGCTGGGATTGAACCAGATTGATACGGCGGAGATGTACTCAACGGAGGGGCTCGTCGGGGAAGTGGTCAGGGAGTTCGGCAGGGATGAAGTTTTCGTGACGACTAAGCTGCTGCCTAAGCACTTCAAGAGTGAGGATAGCGTTATAAAAGCGGCTAGAGAGAGTTTGAGGAGGCTCGGTTTAGATAAAGCGGATCTCATCCTGATACATTGGCCTAACGAGGGAGTTAGCATAAAGGAGCAGATTAGATACTTGGAGAGAGTAGCTGAGGTGGGGATCTGCAGGCACATAGGGGTGAGCAATTTCGACGTTAGAGAGCTGGAGGAGGCGATATCATCCACCAGAAGGTTTGAAATAGTCGTGAATCAGGTCAAGTACAGTCCAATTGATAGGAGAGTTGAGAAGGATCTTCTCCCATTCTGCATAGAGCACGGGATAACTATACAAGCTTACACACCGCTTGAGGGAGGGAATGTAACTAAGAGTAAGATTTTGAGGGATTTAGCCGTGAAATATGGGAAGACTCCCGTCCAGATAGCCCTGAATTATTTAATATCTCATGAGAGAGTCACGGCCATCCCTAAGACAGAGAGGGTGGAGAGGGTCGAGGAGTTCAGGGGAGCTCTTGGGTGGAGGCTCGAGGTAGAGGATCTCCTAGCAATTCATTGA
- a CDS encoding B12-binding domain-containing radical SAM protein, which produces MDVVITSDRTMITDHHGKEFIGFMTTAPPIFLPEKIWMSIAAPKIKVNEIGEPCQAPYGLRKIEAALLDAGIDAAVIDPDHLLKHPEARVVAIGHHDYFAFGPPSSEWWVLTGKEPVNARSFRRFMESKEMEYFRRKGAKIVVGGPAAWQWLYKPELIERWGITTIVDGEGEKVIVDVVRKILDGEEPPKLIQVGVDEVPSLDEIPLIKKPSVNGLVEVSRGCPRGCRFCSVTLRPLRHYTLDMISEEIDVNLRGGVRGVILHSDDVLLYGSRGVYPDERSLLKLHELVKSKKVNIAWSHFSLSAVKYAEENFKLVSRISEMFGDYYKGVEVGIETGSVRLAEKIMPAKALPYSVKDWRNVVIDAFSIMHDAKIVPAATLITGIPEERPEDTIASIELVEDLRDFRSLIVPMYFVPMGLLRGESWYKREPTEEQLELMRVCLRHDIKWLDDIFSWYAKDMNPLVRRLISLFLSMVKRASRGFVEVAQEL; this is translated from the coding sequence ATGGATGTAGTGATAACGAGCGACAGGACGATGATAACTGATCACCATGGTAAGGAGTTCATAGGCTTCATGACGACAGCTCCCCCGATATTCCTCCCGGAGAAGATATGGATGAGCATAGCGGCACCGAAGATCAAAGTGAATGAGATTGGTGAGCCCTGTCAAGCTCCGTACGGCCTGAGGAAGATAGAAGCGGCCCTACTAGATGCTGGAATAGATGCAGCTGTCATAGATCCAGATCACTTATTGAAGCATCCTGAGGCGAGAGTAGTGGCTATAGGTCATCACGATTACTTCGCTTTTGGCCCTCCCAGTAGCGAGTGGTGGGTGCTCACAGGGAAGGAGCCAGTTAACGCTAGGAGCTTCAGGAGGTTCATGGAGAGCAAGGAGATGGAGTACTTCAGGAGGAAGGGGGCTAAGATAGTGGTAGGGGGACCTGCGGCGTGGCAGTGGCTCTACAAACCCGAGCTGATAGAGAGATGGGGGATCACTACGATAGTAGATGGGGAGGGGGAGAAGGTAATAGTGGATGTCGTCAGGAAGATATTGGACGGGGAGGAGCCGCCCAAACTAATACAGGTCGGGGTAGATGAAGTCCCCTCGCTGGATGAGATACCCCTGATAAAGAAGCCTTCAGTGAACGGGCTCGTTGAGGTCTCGAGGGGATGCCCCAGGGGGTGTAGATTCTGCTCGGTCACCCTCAGGCCTCTGAGGCATTACACCCTAGATATGATATCAGAGGAGATAGATGTAAACTTGAGGGGAGGGGTGAGGGGGGTCATACTGCACTCAGATGATGTCCTCCTCTACGGTTCCAGGGGCGTATACCCTGACGAGAGGTCCCTCCTCAAGCTACATGAACTCGTCAAGAGTAAGAAAGTCAACATAGCCTGGAGCCACTTCAGCCTCTCTGCAGTCAAGTACGCTGAGGAGAACTTCAAGTTGGTGAGTAGGATAAGCGAGATGTTCGGTGATTACTACAAGGGAGTTGAGGTCGGTATAGAGACGGGGAGCGTGAGATTAGCTGAGAAGATAATGCCGGCTAAAGCCCTCCCATACAGCGTGAAAGATTGGAGGAATGTAGTTATAGATGCCTTCTCCATAATGCACGATGCCAAGATAGTCCCAGCGGCCACTCTGATAACTGGGATACCGGAGGAGAGACCCGAGGATACTATAGCCTCCATAGAGCTGGTCGAGGATTTGAGGGATTTCAGGAGCTTGATAGTCCCGATGTACTTCGTCCCTATGGGCTTGCTGAGGGGGGAGAGCTGGTACAAGAGGGAACCGACTGAGGAGCAGCTCGAACTGATGAGAGTATGCCTAAGGCATGATATCAAGTGGCTCGATGATATCTTCAGTTGGTACGCTAAGGACATGAACCCCCTGGTCAGGAGGCTCATCTCCCTATTCCTCTCGATGGTTAAGAGGGCATCTAGAGGCTTCGTGGAGGTAGCTCAAGAGCTCTGA
- a CDS encoding LysO family transporter — MLEVILCLAAGLLLSRFLKFPIERFLRPLAYSLIFLIGLEIGSENFSALPEMILQSLAIALSTISGSIIALYLLRRLR; from the coding sequence ATGCTCGAAGTGATACTCTGCCTGGCGGCTGGCTTGCTGTTATCAAGATTCTTAAAGTTCCCCATCGAGCGCTTTCTCCGCCCCCTAGCTTATTCCCTCATATTCCTCATAGGCCTCGAGATAGGAAGTGAGAACTTTTCGGCTTTGCCTGAGATGATACTTCAATCGTTAGCTATTGCCCTCTCAACGATCTCCGGTAGCATAATAGCTCTCTACCTCCTCAGGAGGCTGAGATGA
- a CDS encoding mechanosensitive ion channel domain-containing protein produces MKGQLRRSIASIFLWTFLYFLINSIVFVTIPSIFPGISETLEKYYVYLSVGITLLLGYMIVSSLSDFAYWSIRLKYEEGTAGAVRSVIKIIGVGSLLSGIAGAVAGGAAGVALGGFIGIVIGQASQQIIGQGVAGLIVLVTRPISIGDRITVSNETGVVRDISTMFTVIERDDKSVVMIPNSMLMGSKIYKFQSS; encoded by the coding sequence ATGAAGGGGCAGTTGAGGAGGAGTATAGCTTCCATCTTCTTATGGACATTCCTATACTTCCTGATAAATTCTATTGTTTTCGTCACAATACCATCTATATTCCCGGGGATTAGTGAGACATTAGAAAAATATTATGTATATCTCTCCGTGGGTATAACGCTACTCCTTGGCTACATGATAGTGAGCTCCCTCTCCGATTTCGCTTACTGGTCGATCAGGCTGAAGTACGAGGAGGGAACGGCTGGAGCTGTGAGGAGCGTAATAAAGATAATTGGTGTAGGATCGCTCCTCTCAGGTATAGCGGGAGCTGTCGCTGGAGGAGCGGCTGGTGTGGCTTTAGGAGGGTTCATAGGGATCGTGATAGGTCAGGCTAGTCAGCAGATAATAGGGCAGGGAGTCGCAGGCCTGATAGTGCTCGTTACGAGGCCTATCTCAATAGGGGACAGGATAACTGTGTCCAATGAGACAGGGGTCGTCAGGGACATAAGCACTATGTTCACAGTAATCGAGAGGGATGATAAGAGCGTTGTGATGATACCGAACAGCATGCTGATGGGATCCAAAATATACAAATTTCAGAGCTCTTGA
- a CDS encoding MarR family transcriptional regulator translates to MFRPVHGLLLDALLSSPRGSSVNALANRLRGKVARSIVLREVRKLAEMGLVEISEDSRHKQRKIILPNEDLVHLSSKLIEMRSEGDALTGISRMISLLRDAKRRHSNRHLIDYLKYRIKEEFSAILEVIE, encoded by the coding sequence ATGTTCAGACCGGTTCATGGATTGCTGCTGGATGCTCTGCTATCCAGCCCCAGAGGGAGCTCGGTGAATGCTCTAGCTAATCGCCTAAGGGGGAAAGTAGCGAGATCTATAGTCCTGAGGGAAGTCAGGAAGTTAGCCGAGATGGGACTCGTTGAGATCTCTGAGGACTCGAGGCACAAGCAGAGGAAGATAATCCTTCCCAATGAGGACTTAGTTCATCTATCGAGCAAGCTCATCGAGATGAGGAGCGAAGGAGATGCCTTAACTGGCATCAGTAGGATGATCTCCCTCCTCAGGGATGCTAAGAGGAGACACTCGAACAGGCACCTGATAGATTACCTGAAGTACAGGATCAAGGAAGAATTCTCCGCCATTTTGGAGGTGATAGAGTGA
- a CDS encoding lysine exporter LysO family protein, whose protein sequence is MMRYSIAPIILLSSGMIIGYQFRITFARDLVSYLLYIMLFLIGLEIGSERVRIGKDDLLLPLVTVVGTLAAASLISPLIGLPLKVTLSVAAGFGWYTLAGPLVTSLLGAYAGALAFLSNLLREMISLIFHRTISKIGCNALIACGGAASMDTFLPFVVDACGPESGVRSFISGLILTLITPLAISFLSSLG, encoded by the coding sequence ATGATGAGATACTCCATAGCACCCATAATCTTACTCTCTTCGGGGATGATAATCGGCTATCAGTTCAGAATAACTTTCGCGAGGGATTTAGTGAGCTACCTCCTCTACATAATGCTCTTCCTCATAGGCCTCGAGATAGGAAGTGAGAGGGTTAGGATAGGGAAGGATGATCTCCTCCTCCCCCTCGTAACTGTCGTCGGGACCCTCGCAGCCGCCTCCCTGATCTCGCCCCTAATAGGGCTCCCCCTGAAGGTCACGCTGAGCGTAGCCGCTGGCTTCGGTTGGTACACTTTAGCGGGCCCCCTGGTAACTAGCTTGCTGGGAGCTTATGCGGGAGCTCTAGCATTCCTCTCGAACCTCCTCAGGGAGATGATCTCCCTCATCTTCCATAGGACGATATCTAAGATCGGATGCAATGCCCTGATAGCCTGCGGAGGCGCTGCCTCAATGGACACGTTCCTCCCCTTCGTAGTCGATGCCTGCGGTCCTGAGAGCGGAGTCAGGTCCTTCATATCGGGGCTAATACTAACTTTAATTACACCTCTAGCAATCTCATTCCTCTCGAGCTTAGGGTGA
- a CDS encoding DUF2099 family protein — translation MHELLCRGARVLVRGCEVEVLTDPAVSSCPYVRAVYKIENIDREAVKRILEDKIREFGFFCPHRSLESDIAVPFGSSEMISSVMGDLIDCAVVVCDGAGSVITRNPKLVQGIGARMNGLLKTVPIPEIIERIREMGGVTLEDPRIDQVAAVRRAIEMGFKRIAVTVIGPMARDIEELRAMESAESVKLAIFSTCNTLVREEDVPYLEKADIVCASASRIVMERIGPRALIQLGVHIPVFVLTSFGKAIALRYLEGMRSPILISRSRLPFLKEDALPKLRDI, via the coding sequence ATGCATGAGCTACTCTGCAGGGGGGCCAGGGTATTAGTGAGGGGGTGCGAGGTCGAGGTGCTCACGGACCCGGCTGTCTCCAGCTGCCCTTACGTCAGGGCAGTCTATAAGATCGAGAATATAGATAGGGAGGCAGTGAAAAGGATTCTGGAGGATAAGATAAGGGAATTTGGGTTCTTCTGTCCCCATAGATCCCTCGAAAGTGATATAGCTGTCCCATTCGGGAGTTCGGAGATGATAAGCTCCGTGATGGGGGATCTCATAGATTGCGCAGTTGTAGTATGCGATGGTGCGGGCTCGGTCATAACCCGGAACCCGAAGCTCGTGCAGGGTATAGGAGCTAGGATGAACGGGCTCCTCAAGACAGTTCCTATCCCGGAGATAATAGAGAGGATAAGGGAGATGGGAGGGGTCACGCTCGAGGATCCTAGGATAGATCAAGTAGCCGCTGTCAGGAGGGCTATCGAGATGGGGTTCAAGAGGATAGCTGTCACCGTGATAGGGCCCATGGCCCGAGATATAGAGGAGCTCAGGGCTATGGAATCAGCTGAGTCTGTGAAATTGGCCATATTTTCAACTTGCAATACGTTAGTGAGGGAGGAGGATGTCCCTTACCTTGAGAAAGCAGATATAGTTTGCGCCAGCGCATCTAGAATAGTTATGGAGAGAATAGGGCCTAGAGCACTCATCCAGCTCGGGGTACACATACCAGTGTTCGTCCTCACGAGCTTCGGTAAGGCCATAGCTTTAAGGTATCTGGAGGGGATGAGATCGCCCATCTTGATATCGAGATCCAGGCTGCCATTCCTGAAGGAGGATGCCCTTCCGAAGCTGAGGGACATTTAA
- a CDS encoding OsmC family protein produces MVVSTEYKDIEIRASGRRVSPTMSEVRCGNFELSIDKLGGEAPSPLDLMLASLIGCLNITATLVANDMGIKIEDATFEAIGIFNPSVFYGKEGQRAGYKEIKLLFRVKSDADDEKLKEFIRRVEERCPVSDNIANITPLTVKVERI; encoded by the coding sequence ATGGTGGTGAGTACGGAGTACAAGGATATCGAGATAAGGGCCTCCGGGAGGAGAGTATCCCCTACCATGAGCGAAGTTAGATGCGGGAACTTCGAGCTATCAATTGATAAGCTCGGTGGAGAGGCCCCCAGCCCGCTCGATCTGATGCTCGCTTCACTGATAGGCTGCTTGAACATAACAGCTACGCTAGTAGCTAACGATATGGGAATAAAGATAGAAGATGCTACTTTCGAAGCGATCGGTATATTCAATCCATCCGTCTTCTACGGCAAGGAGGGGCAGAGAGCTGGATATAAGGAGATAAAGCTATTATTCCGCGTTAAGAGCGATGCCGATGATGAGAAGCTGAAGGAGTTCATCAGGAGAGTTGAGGAGAGGTGCCCTGTGAGCGATAACATAGCTAATATCACTCCATTGACCGTGAAGGTTGAGAGGATCTGA
- a CDS encoding ABC transporter permease yields MEALRNMLVMIELELRRLWHDRTEIYSRAVQPILWLAVYGPVMGRVRGIPTSVPYTDFITPGVMIQSTTFVSIFYGLMIVWERDSGILKKLLVTPASRYSMVIGRSMASGVRALFQALIILPVALIIGVHFIPNPAHFILAFTIIFLSSGGFAAVSVLIASFMKTRERFMGIGQAIVMPLFFASNALYPIQMMPPILREFSSINPLSYVVDAVRGLLITGELSNIILDIVAIAIFDTIMFVAASLSFRRIIE; encoded by the coding sequence ATGGAAGCCCTCAGGAATATGCTAGTCATGATTGAGCTCGAGCTGAGGAGATTATGGCACGATAGGACTGAGATATATTCTAGAGCGGTACAACCGATCCTCTGGTTAGCTGTCTACGGTCCTGTGATGGGGAGAGTGAGGGGAATACCGACGAGCGTGCCTTACACCGATTTCATAACCCCTGGCGTCATGATACAATCGACTACATTCGTGAGCATATTCTATGGGCTGATGATCGTCTGGGAGAGGGACTCAGGGATCCTGAAGAAACTCCTAGTCACACCAGCCTCGAGATATTCGATGGTAATAGGCCGTTCCATGGCCTCGGGCGTTAGAGCCCTCTTCCAAGCTTTAATAATCTTACCTGTAGCTCTGATAATCGGTGTACACTTCATCCCAAATCCAGCTCACTTCATTCTAGCCTTCACGATAATCTTCCTGTCCTCGGGAGGCTTCGCCGCAGTATCTGTGCTAATAGCTTCATTCATGAAGACGAGGGAGAGGTTCATGGGGATAGGTCAGGCTATAGTGATGCCCCTCTTCTTCGCTAGCAACGCTTTATACCCGATACAGATGATGCCACCGATACTGAGGGAGTTCTCCTCAATCAACCCCCTGAGCTACGTAGTAGATGCTGTCAGAGGGCTGCTAATCACTGGGGAGCTCTCAAATATCATACTGGATATAGTCGCGATAGCTATATTCGATACCATAATGTTCGTAGCTGCATCCTTGAGCTTCAGGAGGATCATAGAGTGA
- a CDS encoding rhomboid family intramembrane serine protease, translating to MGLGIPTTMPEFRPKHRATISLIVINSIIYLATSYNNFFLSVSDYWVTVGGFSPSLLTHTDQWYRFLTSMFLHADIFHIFFNMYFLFFAGRAVEDALGSTRFIFLYLISGLAASIFHSAYSFIGGLTSYAIPAIGASGAISGVLGAYLLFYPGTSLVVCIPVFFFPLCFPMRASLYILFWFAMQVIYGFARIAGGVAVFAHAGGFLAGIALLPILANRRRIGLLRIITHATSIPFLRLPSSYYRGLSSTTKAVMSFLTIALILGGAYTVIAAPSVGRVKVATIQYTLDGTPYIDYVAFRPPDFESYRTTMALQETRVLLNRLAAASLLYDLKKASKTIEIRDQEIRTEHEISVGGRTVKVSVDSRIEYFRGSYGKDGILAQANGTLVTRVIYITQTNYYLSDPVRYEFLVNSMDVNVGFISRYTGLLSLLIAAIAQLTFLTRDWEFSIVAEE from the coding sequence ATGGGGCTAGGCATACCTACCACTATGCCCGAATTCAGGCCGAAGCATAGGGCTACGATCTCCCTGATAGTGATAAACTCGATAATATACCTAGCTACATCCTATAACAACTTCTTCCTCAGCGTGAGCGACTACTGGGTGACAGTCGGAGGGTTCTCGCCCTCACTCCTCACCCATACGGACCAATGGTACAGGTTCCTCACATCCATGTTCCTGCACGCCGATATCTTCCACATATTCTTCAACATGTATTTCCTCTTCTTCGCAGGTAGGGCTGTTGAGGATGCTTTAGGCTCAACTAGATTTATCTTCCTCTACCTGATCTCGGGCCTAGCTGCATCGATCTTCCACTCAGCTTACTCATTCATAGGAGGGCTCACATCCTACGCTATACCTGCGATAGGGGCTTCTGGAGCTATAAGCGGAGTTTTAGGAGCTTATCTCCTGTTCTACCCCGGGACATCCTTAGTAGTCTGCATCCCAGTTTTCTTCTTCCCCCTCTGCTTCCCGATGAGGGCTTCCCTCTACATACTCTTCTGGTTCGCGATGCAGGTTATATACGGCTTCGCTAGGATCGCTGGCGGTGTCGCTGTCTTCGCTCACGCAGGCGGATTCCTCGCGGGGATAGCTTTACTCCCTATACTCGCGAATAGGAGGAGAATAGGCCTCCTCAGGATCATAACTCATGCGACATCGATACCCTTCCTCAGGCTCCCCTCCTCATACTACAGGGGGCTGAGCTCGACGACTAAGGCGGTGATGAGCTTCCTCACTATAGCCTTGATACTGGGAGGGGCTTATACAGTCATAGCTGCACCCAGCGTCGGGAGGGTGAAAGTAGCGACGATACAATACACGCTGGATGGTACGCCTTACATAGACTATGTAGCGTTCAGACCACCTGATTTCGAATCCTACAGGACCACTATGGCCCTGCAGGAGACCAGAGTCCTCCTGAATAGGTTGGCCGCAGCGAGTCTCCTTTATGATCTTAAGAAAGCCTCGAAGACCATAGAGATAAGGGATCAGGAGATAAGGACCGAGCATGAGATCTCCGTGGGTGGGAGGACTGTTAAAGTATCCGTCGATAGCAGGATAGAGTACTTCAGAGGCAGTTATGGGAAGGACGGTATCCTGGCTCAAGCCAATGGGACTTTGGTGACGAGGGTCATTTACATAACTCAGACGAATTACTACTTGAGCGATCCCGTGAGATATGAATTTCTTGTGAATTCAATGGACGTTAACGTTGGGTTCATCTCCAGGTATACGGGTCTCCTCTCACTCCTCATAGCCGCTATAGCTCAGCTCACATTCTTAACGAGGGATTGGGAGTTCTCGATAGTGGCTGAAGAATGA